The sequence ACCTGAAAGCCCTTCTCTCATTTTCCCgttccctgcctccagccccaTTGAATCCCTGCCGAGCTTTCTCAGGCATAAGGGCTGTAGTGTGAGGATCGGGAGGAACTCGACCTACTCCGCTAACCCAGTGGCCTGAGCCAATCACAAAGAGGATTGGAGCCTCACTCGAGtgctccttcccttctcctctctctgtgACAGCCTCTTGGAAAGAGGGACATTGGAGGGGTGTGTTTGCAATTTAAATCATTGGATTTTTGCCCaccctctttccaaataagaAGGCAGGAGCTGCTTGCTGATGTGTAAAGGGTCTTCTGAGCTGCAGTGGCAATTAGACCAGAAGATCCTCGCTCCTGTCTCTAAAGAGGGGAAAGGGTAAGGATGGTGGAGGCTTTCTGTGCTACCTGGAAGCTGACCGACAGTCAGAACTTTGATGAGTACATGAAGGCTCTAGGTAGGTTACAATAAGACCGGCTGTCTCTTCTTAACGTGCAGCTTTAGATATTTGCAGATTCCATTTTTCACTCATCAGGTCAGCAAGAGGCAAAGACAGATCACATTGTCCTGATCAGATGCTAGGCTATGCATTTTCCACTGAATGGATTTTTAATGTGGCACTTGCTTGCCTTCTTACTCAGGGCTAATAAAAACAGAACATTTGCTATTCCGTGGAGAATATGAAGCTTCTCTgacttttttggttttcttctgcATCCACTTATTATCACAGTAGTGTTTTACATGATTAATGGGCTAATCATGTTCTAATGAAACTTACACTTTAGAACCTGGATTCCAGAATCAGAAAGCAGACTCTTGCTTTGTGAGTTATTTTAGAAGTTGCTGCAGACTgtactgtttcctttgctattaTAGGCGTGGGCTTTGCCACTAGGCAGGTGGGAAATGTGACCAAACCAACAGTAATTATCAGTCAAGAAGGAGACAAAGTGGTCATCAGGACTCTCAGCACATTCAAGAACACGGAGATTAGTTTCCACCTGGGAGAAGAGT is a genomic window of Pongo pygmaeus isolate AG05252 chromosome 5, NHGRI_mPonPyg2-v2.0_pri, whole genome shotgun sequence containing:
- the FABP7 gene encoding fatty acid-binding protein, brain isoform X2; translation: MVEAFCATWKLTDSQNFDEYMKALGVGFATRQVGNVTKPTVIISQEGDKVVIRTLSTFKNTEISFHLGEEFDETTADDRNCKSVVSLDGDKLVHIQKWDGKETNFVREIKDGKMVMTLTFGDVVAVRHYEKA